The Streptomyces sp. Mut1 genome window below encodes:
- a CDS encoding FG-GAP repeat domain-containing protein: MAKTTGRHYTRTAARAAAAALTAALVATGTSAVAADAPQPSLGAAADQPAAAVSAAAATPSFALYGVNSAGTAYSYSPDGKGGLSAREVSGSGWVGVSAMMQVDNQVDGKSDGLWFRETNGDMGYLKFDSSSVKIGYGWNTYNKIVSPGQIGGAAAGDILAVDTKGDLYVYLGYGDGTVTKRIKAGYGWNIYSEIAGNGDLNGDGKNDVVARDKSGVLWLYKGTGNQKAPFAKRTQIGSGWNQYDRLISTGDVDLDGRTDLIARKGGELYLYSGTGNAAAPYKAKKKIGTSGWNSYKFLF, from the coding sequence GTGGCCAAAACCACTGGCCGGCACTACACACGCACAGCCGCTCGCGCGGCAGCCGCGGCGCTCACCGCCGCCCTCGTCGCCACCGGCACCTCCGCGGTGGCCGCGGACGCCCCGCAGCCGTCGCTCGGCGCGGCGGCGGACCAGCCGGCGGCAGCTGTCTCGGCCGCCGCCGCCACCCCGTCGTTCGCGCTGTACGGCGTGAACTCCGCGGGCACGGCCTACTCCTACTCGCCGGACGGCAAGGGCGGCCTGAGCGCCCGCGAGGTCTCGGGTTCGGGCTGGGTCGGCGTCAGCGCCATGATGCAGGTCGACAACCAGGTCGACGGCAAGAGCGATGGTCTCTGGTTCCGTGAGACCAACGGGGACATGGGCTACCTGAAGTTCGACTCGTCGTCGGTCAAGATCGGCTACGGCTGGAACACCTACAACAAGATCGTCTCCCCCGGCCAGATCGGCGGAGCGGCAGCGGGCGACATCCTCGCCGTGGACACCAAGGGCGACCTCTACGTCTACCTCGGCTACGGCGACGGCACGGTCACCAAGCGCATCAAGGCCGGCTACGGCTGGAACATCTACAGCGAGATCGCCGGCAACGGCGACCTGAACGGCGACGGCAAGAACGACGTCGTCGCCCGCGACAAGTCCGGCGTCCTGTGGCTGTACAAGGGCACCGGCAACCAGAAGGCGCCGTTCGCCAAGCGCACCCAGATCGGCAGCGGCTGGAACCAGTACGACCGCCTCATCTCCACGGGTGACGTCGACCTGGACGGCCGCACCGACCTCATCGCCCGCAAGGGCGGCGAGCTGTACCTGTACAGCGGCACCGGCAACGCCGCGGCCCCGTACAAGGCCAAGAAGAAGATCGGCACGAGCGGCTGGAACAGCTACAAGTTCCTGTTCTGA
- a CDS encoding VCBS repeat-containing protein encodes MAKISGRRTGRAATRLTAAAITAALVAAGASAAVAAEPGDAPLFALSGVDSSGTAYTYAPQGDGTLSSRVKIDTGWTNLKFVGQVDNNADNIADGRWQLGTSGNIYYYEGNSAAKKIGYGWDIYNTLVSVGQFGGAEGGDLLARDTKGDLYLYLGYGDGTVTKRLKVGYGWDIYTAIAGNGDLDGDGKNDLVARDKSGVLWLYKGTGNQHDPYAKRTKIGSGWNQYNTIFAAGDLTMDGITDLVARNAKGELYLYAGTGKAAAPYKPKAIIGTSGWNTYNLFF; translated from the coding sequence GTGGCCAAGATCTCTGGCCGTCGGACCGGGCGGGCCGCCACCCGTCTCACCGCCGCCGCGATAACCGCCGCTCTGGTCGCCGCCGGCGCGTCCGCCGCCGTTGCCGCCGAGCCGGGCGACGCGCCGCTGTTCGCCCTCTCGGGCGTCGACAGCTCCGGCACCGCCTACACGTACGCGCCGCAGGGTGACGGCACCCTCTCGTCGCGCGTCAAGATCGACACCGGCTGGACGAACCTCAAGTTCGTCGGCCAGGTGGACAACAACGCGGACAACATCGCGGACGGCCGCTGGCAGCTCGGCACCTCGGGCAACATCTACTACTACGAGGGCAACTCCGCCGCGAAGAAGATCGGTTACGGCTGGGACATCTACAACACCCTGGTCTCGGTCGGTCAGTTCGGCGGCGCCGAGGGCGGCGACCTGCTCGCCCGCGACACCAAGGGCGACCTCTACCTCTACCTGGGCTACGGCGACGGCACGGTCACCAAGCGCCTGAAGGTCGGCTACGGCTGGGACATCTACACCGCGATCGCCGGCAACGGCGACCTGGACGGCGACGGCAAGAACGACCTCGTCGCCCGCGACAAGTCCGGCGTCCTGTGGCTGTACAAGGGCACCGGCAACCAGCACGACCCGTACGCCAAGCGCACCAAGATCGGCAGCGGCTGGAACCAGTACAACACCATCTTCGCCGCCGGCGACCTCACCATGGACGGCATCACGGACCTGGTCGCCCGCAACGCCAAGGGCGAGCTGTACCTGTACGCGGGCACCGGCAAGGCAGCGGCCCCGTACAAGCCCAAGGCCATCATCGGGACTTCCGGCTGGAACACGTACAACCTCTTCTTCTGA
- a CDS encoding GlsB/YeaQ/YmgE family stress response membrane protein translates to MSFLWAIIAGLVIGLLAKLVVPGRQPIPLWLTILLGIVGALVGNALASAFGVRDTAGIDWIRHIFQIGVAAVLIALVSPAWVRRRG, encoded by the coding sequence GTGTCATTTCTGTGGGCCATCATCGCGGGACTCGTCATCGGCCTGCTGGCCAAGCTCGTCGTCCCCGGCCGCCAGCCCATCCCCCTCTGGCTGACGATCCTCCTCGGCATCGTCGGTGCCCTCGTCGGCAACGCCCTCGCCAGCGCCTTCGGCGTACGTGACACCGCGGGTATCGACTGGATCAGGCACATCTTCCAGATCGGTGTCGCCGCCGTCCTCATCGCCCTCGTCAGCCCCGCGTGGGTGCGACGGCGCGGCTGA
- a CDS encoding GH1 family beta-glucosidase encodes MTDFPVFPPGFVFGAATASYQIEGAAQEDGRGPSIWDTYSHTPGKTDGGDTGDVACDHYHRYREDVALLRELGVGSYRFSIAWSRVQPDGSGAVNPKGLDFYSRLVDELLEAGIEPAATLYHWDLPQALEDRGGWRVRETAERFGEYTAIMAEHLGDRVPRWITLNEPWCSAFLGYSVGRHAPGAKEGRGALAAAHHLLVGHGLAMKELRAAGVREAGITLNLDRNVPATGSDADLAAVLRADTQHNLVWTEPILAGRYPASDEETWGELITGQDFRREGDLELISQPLDFLGINYYRPIVVADAPHREPDPALRVATDNRLRETSYPDVRTTAMGWPVVPESFTDLLTALKETYGDALPPVHITENGSAEYDTVEPDGAVRDADRVEYLRTHLTALRAAMDAGVDVRGYYVWSLLDNFEWALGYAKRFGIIRVDYDTQERTPKDSYRWYQGLIASHRS; translated from the coding sequence ATGACTGACTTCCCCGTGTTTCCGCCCGGCTTCGTCTTCGGCGCGGCCACGGCCTCCTACCAGATCGAGGGTGCCGCGCAGGAGGACGGCCGCGGCCCGTCGATCTGGGACACCTACAGCCACACCCCCGGGAAGACGGACGGCGGTGACACGGGCGACGTCGCCTGCGACCACTACCACCGCTACCGGGAGGACGTGGCACTCCTGCGCGAGCTGGGCGTCGGCTCGTACCGCTTCTCGATCGCCTGGTCCCGTGTCCAGCCGGACGGCTCCGGCGCGGTGAACCCCAAGGGTCTCGACTTCTACTCCCGGCTCGTCGACGAACTCCTCGAAGCGGGCATCGAGCCGGCCGCCACCCTCTACCACTGGGACCTGCCGCAGGCACTGGAGGACCGGGGCGGCTGGCGGGTACGGGAGACGGCCGAGCGGTTCGGCGAGTACACGGCGATCATGGCGGAGCACCTGGGCGACCGGGTGCCGCGCTGGATCACCCTGAACGAGCCGTGGTGCAGCGCGTTCCTCGGCTACTCGGTGGGCCGGCACGCACCGGGCGCGAAGGAGGGGCGCGGCGCACTGGCCGCCGCGCACCACCTGCTCGTCGGCCACGGCCTGGCGATGAAGGAGCTGCGGGCGGCGGGTGTCCGGGAGGCGGGCATCACCCTCAACCTGGACCGCAACGTCCCGGCCACCGGCTCGGACGCCGACCTGGCCGCGGTCCTCCGCGCGGACACCCAGCACAACCTGGTGTGGACCGAGCCGATCCTGGCCGGCCGCTACCCGGCGAGCGACGAGGAGACCTGGGGCGAGCTGATCACCGGGCAGGACTTCCGGCGCGAGGGCGATCTGGAGCTGATATCCCAGCCGCTGGACTTCCTCGGCATCAACTACTACCGCCCGATCGTGGTCGCCGACGCCCCGCACCGCGAGCCCGACCCGGCGCTGCGGGTCGCGACGGACAACCGGCTGCGCGAGACCTCGTACCCGGACGTGCGCACGACGGCGATGGGCTGGCCGGTCGTCCCGGAGTCCTTCACCGATCTGCTGACGGCGCTGAAGGAGACCTACGGGGACGCGCTGCCTCCGGTGCACATCACGGAGAACGGCTCGGCGGAGTACGACACCGTGGAGCCGGACGGGGCGGTGCGCGACGCGGACCGCGTCGAGTACCTGCGTACGCATCTGACGGCGCTGCGGGCGGCGATGGACGCGGGTGTCGATGTGCGGGGCTACTACGTGTGGTCGCTGCTGGACAACTTCGAGTGGGCGCTCGGGTACGCGAAGCGGTTCGGGATCATCCGGGTCGACTACGACACCCAGGAACGCACCCCGAAGGACAGCTACCGCTGGTATCAGGGGCTGATCGCCTCCCACCGGTCCTGA
- a CDS encoding carbohydrate ABC transporter permease: MASTVRTPAAPTRPTGRPKRRWGAMVFGILVLCVMLFPLYWMVNTALQPESGLLEVSPVPHGLDLSGFRSALSDQGGNLLTSLAVALGAVAICLAISAPAAYGLAQFKLRGTRTIVFGTLITQMVPGIVIANALYSAYVDLGLVNSYAGLMLADASLGIPFAIVLMRSFMVAIPREVIEAAEVDGAGRFRTFVRVVLPMSRNSLITAGLFSFLYAWSDFMFALTLNTTDDVKPITLGIYQYIGAHVGDWGSVMAASVLSAIPAAVLLVLSQKYIAAGITGGSVK, from the coding sequence ATGGCGAGCACTGTGCGTACCCCCGCCGCCCCCACCCGTCCCACCGGCCGGCCGAAGCGGCGCTGGGGCGCCATGGTCTTCGGCATCCTGGTGCTGTGCGTGATGCTGTTCCCGCTGTACTGGATGGTGAACACCGCGCTCCAGCCCGAGTCCGGGCTGCTGGAGGTCAGCCCCGTCCCGCACGGCCTGGACCTGTCCGGCTTCCGCTCGGCCCTCAGCGACCAGGGCGGCAACCTGCTGACCTCGCTGGCCGTGGCGCTCGGCGCGGTGGCCATCTGTCTGGCGATCTCGGCGCCCGCCGCCTACGGGCTGGCCCAGTTCAAGCTGCGCGGCACCAGGACCATCGTCTTCGGCACGCTCATCACCCAGATGGTGCCGGGCATCGTCATCGCCAACGCGCTGTACAGCGCGTACGTGGACCTCGGCCTGGTCAACTCGTACGCCGGTCTGATGCTGGCGGACGCCTCCCTCGGCATCCCCTTCGCGATCGTGCTGATGCGGTCGTTCATGGTCGCCATCCCGCGCGAGGTCATCGAGGCCGCCGAGGTCGACGGCGCCGGGCGCTTCCGTACGTTCGTGCGGGTCGTGCTCCCGATGAGCCGCAACTCCCTGATCACGGCGGGGCTGTTCTCGTTCCTGTACGCCTGGAGCGACTTCATGTTCGCGCTGACCCTGAACACCACGGACGACGTCAAGCCGATCACCCTGGGCATCTACCAGTACATCGGCGCCCACGTCGGCGACTGGGGTTCGGTGATGGCCGCGTCCGTGCTGTCCGCGATCCCCGCCGCGGTCCTGCTCGTGCTCTCCCAGAAGTACATCGCCGCCGGAATCACCGGCGGCTCGGTCAAGTAA
- a CDS encoding carbohydrate ABC transporter permease, with amino-acid sequence MSTTTASAAAGAAPVAKKAAKPPNPARIRRRRRLAQWGFIAPAVVFMALFFGYPLVRNIVMSFQDYSPSTFFTGESPFNGTDNWSNVFNDELFGKALWHTILFTIGSLIGQFCIGLGLAVFFSRRFPLNGILRSLILLPWLVPMVVSGVVWRRILDQDTGVLNSFLGTIGAGGDTPWLTSTSMALISVILVNIWIGIPFNMVILYGGLQEVPKELYEAASLDGASAWRTFRSITLPMLRPVITVVLVLGFMSTVKILDLILALTDGGPADSTQTLGTLTYQNSFVQLDFGAGAVVGNILILISAVFAVFYLRANRNEGK; translated from the coding sequence ATGTCGACCACCACCGCTTCCGCGGCCGCAGGCGCCGCGCCCGTCGCGAAGAAGGCGGCCAAGCCGCCGAACCCGGCCCGCATACGGCGCCGCAGGCGGCTCGCCCAGTGGGGCTTCATCGCCCCCGCCGTCGTGTTCATGGCGCTCTTCTTCGGGTACCCGCTCGTCCGCAACATCGTGATGAGCTTCCAGGACTACTCGCCGTCCACGTTCTTCACGGGCGAGTCCCCGTTCAACGGGACGGACAACTGGAGCAACGTCTTCAACGACGAGCTCTTCGGCAAGGCCCTGTGGCACACCATCCTGTTCACGATCGGCTCCCTGATCGGGCAGTTCTGCATCGGCCTCGGCCTCGCCGTCTTCTTCAGCCGCCGCTTCCCCCTCAACGGCATCCTCCGGTCGCTGATCCTGCTGCCGTGGCTGGTGCCGATGGTCGTCTCGGGTGTCGTCTGGCGGCGCATCCTCGACCAGGACACCGGCGTCCTCAACTCGTTCCTCGGCACGATCGGCGCCGGCGGCGACACCCCGTGGCTGACCAGCACGAGCATGGCGCTGATCTCGGTGATCCTGGTGAACATCTGGATCGGCATCCCGTTCAACATGGTGATCCTCTACGGCGGTCTCCAGGAGGTCCCCAAGGAGCTGTACGAGGCCGCCTCGCTGGACGGCGCATCCGCCTGGCGGACGTTCCGCTCCATCACGCTGCCGATGCTGCGGCCGGTGATCACCGTGGTGCTGGTGCTCGGCTTCATGTCGACGGTGAAGATCCTCGACCTGATCCTCGCGCTCACCGACGGCGGTCCCGCCGACTCCACGCAGACCCTGGGCACCCTCACGTACCAGAACTCCTTCGTCCAGCTGGACTTCGGGGCCGGTGCCGTGGTCGGCAACATCCTGATCCTGATCTCCGCCGTCTTCGCGGTGTTCTACCTGCGGGCCAACCGCAACGAGGGGAAGTGA
- a CDS encoding ABC transporter substrate-binding protein, with the protein MSNRFTPGVAVPLTVVSALIGGVVLSGCGQQRDPDVYTVLNSSTDESYHRWDAQTLARCGKQLGVTIEQQSVPASQVMTKALRMASSKSLPDVLQLDASEMPTFAEAGGLIPLKDLGLSTRDIPEGIVNFGSYEGTYYGAARTVNTLALFYNKDTLDKAGLKVPTTWAEMRETAKELTHGKRYGLALSAGGAEDGVFQFTPFMWSNGGDETKLDSPEVAGALDYWKSLLKDGSLSKSTVNWTQADVNDQFMAGNAAMMINGPWQVETLNSKKGLNWGIAQIPVPEAGDDSVGPLGGGVLTVPNTGDGEREKMSAKIIGCMAGEQEQITYAINSWMVPANEKAAAVWRTKAPELAALADQVATARSRTAKLGARWSSVSLALQSAFQSALTGEPSETALKRAQKRATSGN; encoded by the coding sequence ATGTCGAACCGCTTCACCCCAGGGGTCGCCGTCCCGCTCACGGTCGTCTCCGCGCTGATAGGCGGCGTGGTCCTGTCCGGCTGCGGCCAGCAGCGGGACCCGGACGTGTACACGGTCCTGAACTCCTCGACCGACGAGTCCTACCACCGCTGGGACGCCCAGACCCTGGCACGGTGCGGCAAGCAGCTCGGGGTGACCATCGAGCAGCAGAGCGTCCCGGCCTCGCAGGTGATGACCAAAGCCCTGCGGATGGCGTCGTCCAAGTCGCTTCCCGACGTGCTCCAGCTGGACGCCTCCGAGATGCCGACGTTCGCCGAGGCGGGCGGGCTGATCCCGCTGAAGGACCTCGGCCTGTCGACGCGGGACATCCCCGAGGGGATCGTGAACTTCGGCTCGTACGAGGGGACGTACTACGGGGCCGCGCGCACCGTGAACACGCTGGCGCTGTTCTACAACAAGGACACGCTCGACAAGGCCGGTCTGAAGGTCCCCACCACCTGGGCCGAGATGCGGGAGACGGCGAAGGAGCTGACCCACGGCAAGCGGTACGGTCTGGCGCTCAGCGCGGGCGGCGCCGAGGACGGCGTCTTCCAGTTCACCCCGTTCATGTGGTCCAACGGCGGCGACGAGACGAAGCTCGACAGCCCCGAGGTGGCCGGGGCGCTGGACTACTGGAAGAGCCTGCTGAAGGACGGCTCGCTCTCCAAGTCGACGGTCAACTGGACCCAGGCCGATGTGAACGACCAGTTCATGGCGGGCAACGCGGCGATGATGATCAACGGCCCGTGGCAGGTCGAGACCCTGAACTCCAAGAAGGGCCTGAACTGGGGCATCGCCCAGATCCCGGTCCCGGAGGCGGGCGACGACTCGGTGGGGCCGCTGGGCGGCGGCGTGCTGACCGTGCCCAACACGGGTGACGGCGAGCGCGAGAAGATGTCCGCGAAGATCATCGGCTGCATGGCCGGCGAGCAGGAGCAGATCACCTACGCGATCAACAGCTGGATGGTCCCGGCCAACGAGAAGGCCGCCGCCGTGTGGCGCACGAAGGCGCCGGAGCTGGCGGCCCTCGCCGACCAGGTCGCCACGGCCCGCTCGCGTACCGCCAAGCTCGGCGCGCGGTGGTCGTCCGTCTCCCTCGCGCTCCAGAGCGCGTTCCAGTCCGCCCTGACGGGTGAGCCGAGCGAGACCGCCCTCAAGCGGGCCCAGAAGCGCGCGACGAGCGGGAACTGA
- the yicI gene encoding alpha-xylosidase, with protein MKFTDGFWQMRDGVHASYATDLRDLRLDAGRLTAYAAVKHVARRGDTLNAPLITVEAYAPAEGVIGVRVTHLAGRRHPGPDFDLPGATGDAAAAVREHGGAAELTSGPLTLRLPAAGGFGLEFLDADGRLLTAAGRKGTAFATTGDGGHHMLTQLALGVGETIHGLGERFTPYVKNGQVVDMWQADGGTSSEQAYKNVPFYLSSRGYGVFVNHPGKVSFEVGSEAVGQVQFSVEDQSLEYFVVAGPTPKEVLARYTALTGRPALPPAWSFGLWLTTSFTTSYDEETVTSFVDGMAERGIPLSVFHFDCFWMREYQWCDFEWDPRTFPDPAGMLARLKDKGLRICVWINPYIAQKSPLYAEGAANGYFVRTPGGDVWQWDMWQAGMALVDFSNPEATAWYQGKLKTLLDQGVDGFKTDFGERIPTDVVWHDGSDPERMHNYYAHLYNKAVFEVLEKERGQGEAVLFARSATAGGQQFPVHWGGDCWSSFGAMAESLRGGLSLSLSGFGFWSHDIGGFEGTPDPAVFKRWLAFGLLSSHSRLHGSSSYRVPWEFGDEAVAVARQFTELKHRLMPYLYAAAVEAHRTGVPTMRPMLLEFPDDPAARTVDRQYLLGPDVLVAPVFSEDGHTEYYVPEGTWTHLLTGETVSGPAWHRGTYGFDSLPLLVRPGAVLPLGADTSRPDGDWTTGLELRVYAPEGIGDFTRTVTVPGLTGAPAATYQVVREGGTLRVTADTDRPYEVVVVGDPAVDVVKG; from the coding sequence ATGAAGTTCACCGACGGCTTCTGGCAGATGCGAGACGGTGTCCACGCCTCGTACGCCACCGACCTCCGCGACCTCCGCCTCGACGCCGGCCGGCTCACCGCCTACGCCGCGGTCAAGCACGTGGCCCGGCGCGGGGACACGCTGAACGCCCCCCTGATCACCGTGGAGGCGTACGCCCCCGCCGAAGGCGTCATCGGTGTCCGCGTCACCCACCTGGCGGGCAGGCGCCACCCGGGCCCCGACTTCGATCTGCCCGGCGCGACCGGCGACGCGGCGGCCGCCGTCCGGGAGCACGGCGGGGCCGCCGAGCTGACCAGCGGCCCGCTCACCCTCCGGCTGCCCGCGGCCGGCGGCTTCGGCCTGGAGTTCCTCGACGCGGACGGCCGGCTCCTGACCGCCGCCGGACGCAAGGGGACCGCCTTCGCCACGACCGGAGACGGCGGCCACCACATGCTCACCCAGCTCGCGCTGGGCGTCGGCGAGACGATCCACGGGCTCGGCGAACGGTTCACCCCGTACGTCAAGAACGGCCAGGTCGTCGACATGTGGCAGGCGGACGGCGGCACCAGCAGCGAGCAGGCGTACAAGAACGTCCCGTTCTACCTCTCCTCGCGCGGCTACGGCGTCTTCGTCAACCACCCCGGCAAGGTCTCCTTCGAGGTCGGCTCCGAAGCGGTGGGCCAGGTGCAGTTCAGCGTCGAGGACCAGAGCCTGGAGTACTTCGTCGTCGCCGGGCCCACCCCCAAGGAGGTGCTGGCCCGCTACACCGCGCTCACCGGCCGCCCGGCCCTGCCCCCCGCCTGGTCCTTCGGCCTGTGGCTGACGACCTCGTTCACCACCTCCTACGACGAGGAGACCGTCACCTCGTTCGTGGACGGCATGGCCGAGCGGGGCATCCCGCTCTCCGTCTTCCACTTCGACTGCTTCTGGATGCGCGAGTACCAGTGGTGCGACTTCGAGTGGGACCCGCGGACCTTCCCGGACCCGGCCGGCATGCTGGCCCGCCTCAAGGACAAGGGCCTCAGGATCTGCGTCTGGATCAACCCGTACATCGCGCAGAAGAGCCCCCTGTACGCGGAGGGCGCGGCGAACGGCTACTTCGTCCGCACCCCCGGCGGCGACGTCTGGCAGTGGGACATGTGGCAGGCCGGCATGGCGCTGGTGGACTTCAGCAACCCCGAGGCCACCGCCTGGTACCAGGGCAAGCTGAAGACGCTCCTGGACCAGGGGGTCGACGGCTTCAAGACCGACTTCGGCGAGCGCATCCCCACCGACGTCGTCTGGCACGACGGCTCCGACCCGGAGCGGATGCACAACTACTACGCGCACCTCTACAACAAGGCCGTCTTCGAGGTGCTGGAGAAGGAGCGCGGCCAGGGCGAGGCCGTTCTCTTCGCCCGCTCCGCCACCGCGGGCGGCCAGCAGTTCCCCGTGCACTGGGGCGGCGACTGTTGGTCCTCCTTCGGCGCGATGGCCGAGTCCCTGCGCGGCGGCCTCTCCCTCTCGCTGTCCGGGTTCGGCTTCTGGAGCCACGACATCGGCGGCTTCGAGGGCACCCCCGACCCGGCGGTCTTCAAGCGCTGGCTCGCCTTCGGCCTGCTCTCCTCGCACAGCCGGCTGCACGGCTCCTCCTCCTACCGCGTGCCGTGGGAGTTCGGTGACGAGGCGGTCGCGGTCGCCCGGCAGTTCACCGAGCTCAAGCACCGCCTCATGCCCTACCTGTACGCGGCGGCCGTCGAGGCCCACCGCACCGGCGTCCCCACCATGCGCCCGATGCTGCTGGAGTTCCCCGACGACCCGGCCGCCCGCACGGTGGACCGCCAGTACCTGCTGGGCCCGGACGTCCTGGTCGCCCCGGTCTTCAGCGAGGACGGCCACACCGAGTACTACGTCCCCGAGGGCACCTGGACCCACCTCCTGACCGGCGAGACCGTCTCCGGCCCCGCCTGGCACCGCGGCACCTACGGCTTCGACAGCCTCCCGCTGCTGGTCCGCCCCGGCGCTGTCCTGCCGCTCGGCGCGGACACCTCCCGCCCCGACGGCGACTGGACGACCGGCCTGGAGCTGCGCGTGTACGCCCCCGAGGGCATCGGCGACTTCACCCGCACGGTGACCGTCCCCGGCCTCACGGGCGCCCCCGCAGCCACGTACCAGGTGGTCCGCGAGGGCGGCACCCTCCGCGTCACCGCCGACACGGACCGGCCGTACGAGGTCGTGGTCGTCGGCGACCCGGCGGTGGACGTGGTCAAGGGCTGA
- a CDS encoding HupE/UreJ family protein, translating into MSHRARRLLLAFAAAAFLFLGLVRPAAAHGFTSVVYAHVTADGDGRLRSELKLEYDLLVVSAADAGSDDPLFRAGTDAFEAKDAGAQAKALDAHRATVIDYVTRRFAVTAGGADCEPAPVGGFRMGTEEGVPYALLTLDWTCSGHGTGDHEIRSGLFPDPEGYVEGTKTIVTYAVDGHTGSAALDSAHPEFSISQSWPQRFWEFFRLGAEHLLTGTDHILFLLALIAGSLRPREVVLAATAFTLAHSVTFLLAALGLVDVPAGLVEPVIALSIAVVAGWHLWRLRERGERAAVLPAPETSRLGLDRAGWTRLGVVFCFGLVHGLGFAGALGIEAAWSWTLLWSLLVFNIGIEAVQLGFIAVLFPLLLLLGRRSPRAGRWVTGALSAGVAVMGLAWFVQRVTGS; encoded by the coding sequence ATGTCGCACCGTGCCCGCCGCCTGCTGCTCGCCTTCGCCGCGGCGGCCTTCCTCTTCCTCGGCCTCGTCAGGCCCGCAGCCGCCCACGGCTTCACCTCCGTCGTGTACGCGCACGTCACCGCCGACGGTGACGGCCGCCTCCGCAGCGAACTGAAACTGGAGTACGACCTGCTCGTCGTCTCGGCCGCCGACGCCGGGTCCGACGACCCGCTCTTCCGGGCCGGGACCGACGCGTTCGAAGCCAAGGACGCCGGCGCTCAGGCCAAGGCCCTCGACGCGCACCGCGCGACCGTCATCGACTACGTCACCCGGCGTTTCGCGGTCACCGCGGGCGGCGCCGACTGCGAACCCGCTCCCGTCGGAGGGTTCCGGATGGGCACCGAGGAGGGCGTGCCCTACGCGCTGCTCACGCTCGACTGGACCTGCTCCGGACACGGCACCGGCGACCACGAGATCCGCAGCGGCCTCTTCCCCGACCCGGAGGGGTACGTCGAGGGAACCAAGACGATCGTCACGTACGCGGTCGACGGTCACACCGGCAGCGCCGCCCTCGACAGCGCCCACCCGGAGTTCTCTATCAGCCAGTCCTGGCCGCAGCGCTTCTGGGAGTTCTTCCGCCTGGGCGCCGAGCACCTGCTGACGGGCACCGACCACATCCTGTTCCTGCTCGCCCTCATCGCCGGATCGCTCAGACCCCGCGAAGTCGTCCTGGCGGCCACCGCGTTCACCCTCGCCCACTCGGTGACGTTCCTGCTCGCCGCGCTCGGTCTGGTCGACGTCCCCGCCGGCCTCGTGGAGCCCGTCATCGCCCTGTCCATCGCCGTGGTCGCGGGCTGGCACCTGTGGCGCCTGCGGGAGCGCGGCGAGCGGGCGGCGGTGCTCCCGGCGCCGGAGACGAGCCGGCTCGGGCTCGACCGGGCCGGGTGGACCCGGCTCGGCGTGGTGTTCTGCTTCGGCCTCGTGCACGGACTCGGCTTCGCGGGGGCCCTCGGTATCGAGGCGGCGTGGTCGTGGACGCTCCTGTGGTCCCTGCTGGTGTTCAACATCGGCATCGAGGCCGTCCAACTCGGCTTCATCGCCGTGCTGTTCCCGCTCCTGCTGCTGCTCGGCCGGCGCTCGCCGCGGGCCGGCCGGTGGGTGACCGGGGCGCTGTCCGCGGGGGTGGCCGTCATGGGCCTCGCCTGGTTCGTACAGCGCGTGACCGGATCGTAG